A stretch of DNA from Mucilaginibacter daejeonensis:
GTTGGTTGCCAAGCTATTTGGCTTTAGTAGAGTTACCGAAGAAATGAAACTTATACTGATGGAGTCGATCAAGATCGCAGAGCACAACGGAACTGTAAAAAAGGAAAATGGATTTCTTAAACAATGTTGAACTCACTCCTCTGGTTTATAACCGATCCTCCGTCTGCCGCTGACCGACGGCTTGGATGATTCTATTTTATTGGATAACTCGTCGAGGTAGGCAAATACAATCTCCATATTCTTTCCTTGGTTGAAAAGCTCGTTCCTGATCTTCTCGATCTCCAACCTTATCTCGGTGGTATCAGCAAGAACCTGACGGACTTGAACGAATATTCGCATGATGCGCCGATTTACCTGTATCGCTGCTGGGCTGTTCAATATACTCGAAAGCATACTGATACCCAACTCCGTGAACGCCATCGGAGCATACTTGAAATGCTGCCCTTGTTTTAAGGTGCCAAAATGGCTCCTTAAAACTTTATATTCATCAGGTGTTAATTCAAACATGAAATCTTCACCATCGAAGCGCTCAATGTTCCTTCTGACCTGACGTTTGAGTTATTTGGTCTCTACATCATATAGTTCGGCAAGGTCGTTGTCTAACATCACTTTGTGACGTCTGATGTAGTATATTTTACTGGAGATCATCTCTTCGGGTACTACTAAATTATCTTTCATGACCAAAATGATTTAAAGGGTTGTCACGAACTGTGACAACCTTGTGTAACATGAACTACTTTATTGAGCTGTCCAGCCAGCTTGTTTTTAAGCTGCGTCATATCCTCACTAATCTTGTGATCCATCACATTGGCATATATCTGCGTTGTTTTGATGCTGGTGTGACCCATCATTTTCGCGACACTTTCAATCGGAACGCCGTTATTTAAGGTTACGGTCGTTGCAAAAGTATGTCTGGCTATGTGGAAGGTCAGTGGCTTTTCGATGTTGCAGATGTCCGCTATCTCTTTAAGATAAGCATTCATTTTTTGATTACTCATGACCGGGAGCAAAGTATCCTTAACCGAGCATTGGGAATGATCCTCATAAGCATGGATAATAGATAACGCTACCGGCAGAATCGGTATCCTTGATATGGTATCTGTCTTTTGCCGGTTCGTATATATCCAAAGGTCTCCATCGATACCCTGTATCAATTCTGAACGTTTAAGTTTATGAACATCGACATAAGCCAGGCCGGTATAGCAACAAAATACGAACATATCTCTCACAGTCCTTAGCCGCTCTATTTTGAATTCCTTTTTAATCAGGCAGTCTAACTCTTCCTTGGTCAATACTTCCCGGTGTACGGCCTTTTGTTTTGGCTTATAGTTGATATATGGATCAACGTTAAGCCAACCTTTACCAAGGCAGATGCGAACTATCTTGCCCAGGTTCTTGATGTATTTGATGGCCGAGTTATTACCACACTTCCGAACGCTTCGCAGATAATACTCAAAGTCATTGAGGAATGCGAAATTGATCTTTGAAACCGGGATGTCGGAAACATGATATTCCTCCTCAATAAAATTCTTGACATGCATTAGGCATGTTTCGTAACGCTGCAACGTACTCTTTTCATACTCCTGACCTATTAACGTCCGCATCTTGTTGTTGTGGTCTTCAAATACGACCAGTAGATTTCGACTCTTTTCAACCTTCCCAACGAATCGGTTTTTTATTGTTTCAGCAGTGATTGTCTCATCAGCAGAGGTCATCTGACGCTGTAGTTCAAAGATCTGATATTGTAAGTTTTCGAGGAAGGCGTTAAGGGTTTTCGTTTCTTGTTTTGTGCCGATTGCCCTACCAGTAGCGCCATCCCATTTTAAAGGTTCGCATTTGCGTCCTGTTGTCAGCTCTGTGCGCTGGCCGTCTACGGTAATCCGCAAATAGATGGGCTTTCCGCCCCCAGAATAATTTTTGGGCTTTCTCAGTGAGAAAAGCAACGAGAGTGTGGTTCTCATACCTTTGATCAATTAAAAGTTTCAAATTTGATTAATTGGTCATCGGAAATCAAGATGTTCAATTGCTGAACGAGCTGCATTTCAACCCCTTGCGGGTTGATTCGGGAGTTGTTTTACAAGTTTTGAATGACTCCCGAATTACTCACCTCAGCTATGAGCTTTAATGAATATTTTGGAGTACCGTATAAACGAAAAACGCCTTAAATGATGTCATTTAAGGCGTTTTTACTGTCGTTAATATTGACTTTGCGGAATGGACGGGACTCGAACCCGCGACCCCATGCGTGACAGGCATGTATTCTAACCAGCTGAACTACCACTCCTCCCGTTTGGGATTGCAAATATAGAGATCAGTTTTAAGACTCCCAAATTTATTTGAAATATCTTAAGCTACTGTTCCTTCTTTCAATTTCTCCGCGTTCTCGGCAAATTGTAATGATTCCATGATCTCTTGCAGGTCACCGTTCATCACGTTGGGCAGGTTGTATATTGTCAACCCGATGCGGTGCTCCGTAACACGGCCTTGAGGATAGTTATAGGTACGCACCTTGGCAGAACGGTCACCGGTAGATACCATGGTCTTTCTTTTTTTCGAGGTCTCTTCCAGGTGCTTTTGCAGCTCTACTTCGTATATACGTGAACGCAATACCTGCAGGGCCTTGTCGTAGTTCTTCAACTGCGACTTCTGATCCTGGCATTGGGCCACGATGCCGGTAGGGATGTGTGTAAGTCGCACGGCTGAGTAGGTGGTGTTCACCGACTGTCCACCCGGGCCTGAGGCGCAGAAAAGATCTTTACGGATATCGCTTACCTTCAAGTCGATGTCGAACTCATCGGCCTCCGGTAATACCACTACCGATGCAGCAGAGGTGTGTACACGGCCCTGGGTCTCGGTATCAGGCACGCGTTGTACCCGGTGTACGCCCGACTCGTATTTCAGCGTACCATAGGCATCCTCGGCATTAACATTGAACACGATCTCTTTATAACCTCCAGAGGTACCTTCAGTGTAATCCACCAGTTCGGTCTTCCAGCCCATGCGCTCACAGTAGCGCATGTACATGCGGTAAAGGTCGCCTGCAAAAAGGGCAGCCTCATCGCCACCGGTACCACCGCGGATCTCCACGATTGCTGGGCGCGCATCTTCAGGGTCTTTAGGGATCAGCATCAAGCGGATCTCTTCTTCCTTCTCATCGCGCTGCACCAGCAAGGCATCCAGTTCGGCCTTGGCCATTTCTCTGAATTCCTCATCCTTTTCGGTGGCCAGGATCTCTTTATTAGCATCTATATTGCTGATGATGTTCTTGTAGATCTTATATTGGTCCACTACAGCGGTAAGATCCTTGTATTCTTTATTCAATTGAGCAAAACGCTTCATATCGGCCATCGCATCGGGGCTGCTTAGCTCGCCCTCTACCGTTTGCCAGCGGTCGCGTATCAACTCTAACTTATCTAACATGGTCTGTTCGTTTAAAAAGGCTTTTCGTAGGTGAGGTATAAGATCGCACGAACACTTCATGACTCACCTCAGCTTACGAAAAAAGTTCACAAAGGTACGAAAGAAAGCCCATATAAATATGAGCTACAATGGTTTGATGGGTAAGCGCAGCGTAAAATGTAGGAGGCGGCGGCGGACTACAGCTGTACCTCTTTTTCGGCTACCTCAAAATATTCGAGGCTCACTACGCCGTTGTGC
This window harbors:
- a CDS encoding site-specific integrase encodes the protein MRTTLSLLFSLRKPKNYSGGGKPIYLRITVDGQRTELTTGRKCEPLKWDGATGRAIGTKQETKTLNAFLENLQYQIFELQRQMTSADETITAETIKNRFVGKVEKSRNLLVVFEDHNNKMRTLIGQEYEKSTLQRYETCLMHVKNFIEEEYHVSDIPVSKINFAFLNDFEYYLRSVRKCGNNSAIKYIKNLGKIVRICLGKGWLNVDPYINYKPKQKAVHREVLTKEELDCLIKKEFKIERLRTVRDMFVFCCYTGLAYVDVHKLKRSELIQGIDGDLWIYTNRQKTDTISRIPILPVALSIIHAYEDHSQCSVKDTLLPVMSNQKMNAYLKEIADICNIEKPLTFHIARHTFATTVTLNNGVPIESVAKMMGHTSIKTTQIYANVMDHKISEDMTQLKNKLAGQLNKVVHVTQGCHSS
- the prfA gene encoding peptide chain release factor 1; translation: MLDKLELIRDRWQTVEGELSSPDAMADMKRFAQLNKEYKDLTAVVDQYKIYKNIISNIDANKEILATEKDEEFREMAKAELDALLVQRDEKEEEIRLMLIPKDPEDARPAIVEIRGGTGGDEAALFAGDLYRMYMRYCERMGWKTELVDYTEGTSGGYKEIVFNVNAEDAYGTLKYESGVHRVQRVPDTETQGRVHTSAASVVVLPEADEFDIDLKVSDIRKDLFCASGPGGQSVNTTYSAVRLTHIPTGIVAQCQDQKSQLKNYDKALQVLRSRIYEVELQKHLEETSKKRKTMVSTGDRSAKVRTYNYPQGRVTEHRIGLTIYNLPNVMNGDLQEIMESLQFAENAEKLKEGTVA